ccccttctggctggaacGTATCCAGGCTGTGCAGGTCCTGGCGTCAGTGTCTCCCTCGCAGAGACAGGCTGCCCAGCCAGACCGGGCAGGCCTACgcagcagggctgaagctgaaaGAAGCGACACACTTGAGttacgtcagttgtgtagctgaagtcgaaatagcttattttggcttttggcgctgtctgcacagcaggaagtctgagagagggagccctcttcctccacttccctcactcctcaaaccacgagggttacaggagtctgagtaagaagtcctccagctcgacattgttTTGCCATTACGTCGAAATTAGCGGCTTGTCGCATGGGCACGgacactgttattttggaataacgctgctgtgtagacgtacccacagttaACAGGTGTAATTGTTACAGCTACCAGGTCCCACGCGGCGTTTTCTGGGCAGGCCTGCTTTATTCTCAAGATATAGAGAAACCACTAAAAGTCCAAAAGAGCCTACACATGAGCTGAGCGAAGGTTGTCAGAGTGAGCCCCAACTCGAATAGGAAGCAGCTCCTCTTGCCCTGGACCAGTCCAAGGGTTACAAAATCATCACTGTTTCCCCTCAGAGCAAGAAATCTCTGAGCATGTTTAGTCCAGGCCCAGGGGTCTTTGACCTGGAGGTTCCAGGAGCAGGTAATTAGTAAACTAGGGTTGTTAAAGTGCAGTTATTTTACTAAtggagtagtcaatagaatttttattaaCTACGTGATTAGTTGATCGgggaaggcagcctggctcagtcctggttcaGGCCGGGACCAAACCCCTCTATGACTCTGCaatgtaaaatgcaggacaagctgagcagcctgccccccatctcctacTGTGTTTtgaattgcagagctgcagcggggtttggTCCCGGCACGAGCTGGCATtgagatatcttggcattggaaaaggttcagaaaagggcaacaaaaatgatgaggggtttggaacgggtcccatatgttTGGaacgggacttttcagtttagaagagaggagacgggggggggtggggggaatatgatagaggtctataaaatcattacttgtgtggaaaaagtgaataaggaaaagttatgtacttgttcccataacgtaagaactaggggtcaccaaatgaaattaataggcagcaggttgaaaacaaacaaacaaacagaagtttttgttcacacagcgcacagtcaacctgtggaactccttgccagaggatgtggtgaagagtaggactttaacagggttcaaaagagctagatatgttcattgaggttaggtccattaatggctattagccaggatgggtaggaatggtgcccctagtttctgtctggaaatgggtgacgggagggatcacgtgatgattccctgttgtgttccctccctctggggcatctggtactggccactgtcggcagacacaATACTGGGCTagcggacctttggtctgacccggtatggctgtGCTTATGATATTTCAATCAATGACAGTAACTGCTATGTAATATATACAGGGCCCCACTAATACAGCTGGCCAGATGTGGCTTTGTTTCCACGGTCTCTGCAGAAGCATCATTGTAGCCTGAGATGGAGCCCTGCACTATGTTTGTGCATGTCCTCAAATGACTGAAAATTAGATAGTGAATCTCGATTTACCCACATGTCAACCTAGAGGAGAGCTTTGCCAatagcctcccttcctccttatCCCTCCCCCGACATTGTGTGGGTATGTAGAGAACCAGGAAACCCTCGGGGAGCAACTGGGTCCCCCAGTTCTAGGATGTATTAATTGATTTACCCACGGCTTCTCCTGGGTTTCGGTATCCCAGAACCAGTAACGTCCCTCAGCCAAATACAAAACAGAGGAGGGAATAATGAGGGATGCACCGTCTAGTTACAATATTTTTTACACTTAAATCCAGTTGGGGAATGTTGATCTTTTCCTGAGGCCTGATTTGACAAGGTCAGATATGCAGTTGGCCTGTCTGCATCTGAGCACTCACCGCCCACCCCCCGGTGAACAAAAACCTACTTTGTGTGCAGTCACTAATGAGGCAAGAGGACACACAATTGCACAGACACTTTTAAGCCTGATGTATGGGACCCTACATATTTTCATCCCTCTGGGGAGAGAGCGTTAACTCCCTCCTGTGTTGTCCAGAGGGTACAGCATCTCGATCCGGTGGCTCTCAAACCATTGTCCAGTGACTGCGCTTTCTCTAACCGTTCCTTTTGATGCCTTCTTATGCCTCGAGAGCATGCACCAGACCTCCTTGCTGGATAGAAACTATAGTCCCATTAGTCCTTCCCAATAGCTCCAGCTGGTGGTGCATGatggtaatgggagtgctttaaATACGGCATCATGAATTGTCTTCTACCTGAAAATGCATCTGCTCGGTCTGAAATGACCCCTACGTCATGGTGGTGCTATTGTACTTTAAGCAGCTCTTACACATTCCTGTCTTGGGTTCAAAACGCGCCTCTTTAGTTCTCTGTGTTGCtttggatgctgctgtggaaCAGTAGTCTCACAGCAAAGCCGCCCAAAAAGAGCCAAAGGAAAAGGGGAAGCCATAGAACTCAAACCTGATTGGGCTGGCGAGCCCTTTGTTCTGAAACCGAGCCCCTGGGGCCGGGCCGTTGAGGAGATGTATAGATCAGTGCTGCAAGAGTCCAGAGGTTTGCAGTCTGTTACCTTCTGGGAAGCAGGGAGGTCACCAGTAATGGCCCAGCGTGTGTGTCTTTCCAGAGCAGAACTGGGTTCCCCGTCTGCAGAGTGTTCATCCGCTAGGGGGCCTCCTCGCTAGGGGCCGCTGTCGTCACTCTCCCATGGACAGAACGCAGCAGACACTTGGGACTGAATGGTTTCCCCTCCTCTGTTTCAGGCTGAACCCTAAAAACGTCCACCAGCGGCCCACGGTGGCTCTTCTGTGTGGCCCCCACGTGAAGGGGGCCCAGGGAATCAGTTGTGGGCGGCACCTTTCCAACCATGACGTTCAGGTCATCCTCTTCCTGCCCAACTTCGTCAAGATGCTGGAGTCCATCACCAACGAGCTGACCCTCTTCAGCAAGACCCAAGGGCAGCAGGTGTCCAGCGTCAAAGGTAACTGGGCCACAGAGCTATGGACAGAGGCTCGTGCTGAAGGGGCCAGGTCCCGTGTCCGAGTCCTGCACCTTTGTAGCATCCCCTGCATGGCTGTGCGCACACGTCCCATTGGAGGTGTGTGCACCCAGTGCCCTCGAGTCCGGGCGGAAGGGCACGCACGGCGCACCTTGGGGAACAGGAGTTACTGGCCAGGAAAGTAACCGGTTTTTCTTGGGAGGGAGCTTGGGCCCTACTGCGTGTTGTTCTGACAGCATGGGGCATTCTTAGCCTAGTGGTGCCACTTAGTGGTGCCAAGCGGCATTCCCTCCCTGCACGTAGCTCTGGTGATTTGCTGTAGAGCCCGCTCGGTGGGTATTTGTTCTGAGGCCGCTGTGCCCGCGTAGCGATGCTGGTACACGGGCCCTCCCCAGCGATTCGCTGCGACTCTGCATCACCTTTCGTTCCCCTCAGCTGGTCGGCAGTGTCTTGCTTATTCCGCGCCCTGAAGCTGCAAATAACTGAAATCAAGGTAGCCTGTGTTGGGCCTCGCTAACAATCCAACCCTGGTGTGAGCCGTGTGCAGACCTGTTAGTGCCCCCTAGTATTCACTGTGTCCGCAGATTGTTTCAGGGAGCAGATTGTAGCTAGTGGGAGAAATTGGATTTTCAGTGGCCTTGGCTCTAAGGACACATGTTTTAAAATGTCTCATGTCCTGTTTTTCCCCCTTCTGGGAGAAACAAACTCCAGAACTAAAACGAGTGTAGCACAAAAGGGCGCTCGCCATGGATCTGGGCAGCACCGGACACAGGTAACACGGCTTGGAATCCAAGTTTCACAGGCGGCAACAGATAAATAGAACAGACAGCTGATCCGGGGGGAATCCAAGAAAACGAGGAGACCTTGCTGGTCAGCTTGACAAGCAGCAATTACAGCACACTGGCTGCCCAGCCACTGGCAGATACAGCAGAATGCTGCCCCCCTCCGTTTTCTGGCTGGTAggttccccttcttccccccagccATTTTTGAATGGGTCTCTCTGGATATTGTTGGTGACTGGCCTCCCACCGCAATCTGGAGAGCTGTGGCGGATGAGCTGCGTGAATCGGTTTGTGGCAAGGTTTACAAAAGTGTTGGCTGTTTTATAAGATTTCCTGGCAGTAGATTCAATTAGAATCAAATTAAAGCTCGACCAATGTTAGGCATAAAACTCGTTGCATAGGGCCCTCCTGGGTAGGAGAGGAACCCCAGTCTCCAGGCCAGGCACTGCTCAACCCGACCCTCTGCGTTGGAACCCAGGGTTACACCGCAGGTACTGCCACCTCATCAGACGTTCACGGACAGCTGTTCTGGCCGGCCATCTCTTGAGGAAGTGAAGCCTGGGTTCCAATTTGATCGCTCCCAACCACCTCCCAAACGTGCCCTACTTCAGCATGATGAACAGCGGGTGTCAACCGCAACTCAGCTTTGGGCTCCATTGGCCGATGGCCAGGAGCCGCTCTCTCTAACTGGCAATGTATGGTCTTGTTTTGCCGCTTCCGAGTGCTAAAACGTGCCACTTCCAGGCCTCTTGCACGGTCGGGAGTGGGAGTCGCTCTTCTGGAGGTGGGAGTTGGGTTCTTTGCGCGTAGCTGCTGTTTCCGCGGAGGGGAAGGTGCGTCCTGTGCCGGTATTGGCCGCCCACTAAACCTTGCGTGTTTCTTTCAGATCTCCCAGATACCCCCGTTGACCTGGTGATAAACTGCCTGGATTGTCATGAAAATGCCTTCCTGCGAGATCAACCTTGGTACAAAGCCGCTGTGGACTGGGCCAACCAGAACCGAGCCCCGGTCCTCAGCGTAGACCCACCTATGAGTGAAATGGAGCAGGGCATCGATGCCAAGTGGTCGCTGGCCTTGGGCCTGCCCCTGCCGCTGGGCGAGAGGGCAGGGCGAGTCTATCTGTGCGACATCGGCATTCCGCAGAAAGTCTTTCAGGAAGTGGGGATTAACTACCACTCGCCCTTTGGCTGCAAATTCGTCATCCCGTTGCACTCCACATAGAGCAGCCTGCAGTGCATCGGCCCTGCAGGGGGAGATGGGGCGGAGTCCTGCCGAGCACGCTGTATAAAGGATCTTGACAAGTAAACTCTTGACGCCTTAAGGATGTGAAGTTCTGGGGTTTGTTTCTTCCAGAAGAAAGTTGCGTATGAAAACTGTAAAAGTGAAGGGAGTACCTGTTACCGCAGGAGGCTCTCGCTTGTGCCTAACACCGGGGAAGGCAGCACCTAGGCACCAGCCCGAGGGTGGGTTAAGAGGGGGCTTATTTACAGATGCAAGTGACTGTCAGTTTGGAGGTTAGGAGATGAAGCTGGTTTTTTAATACTTCTTGGGAAGGGGGGAACTTGGCCTATCAAGGGGCCCTTTCGGGAGAAGCGCCCCCCCGGGATCATGTAGAGGTGTCTGCCGTTTTGATTTTGTTCTTTGTTCGAGAGCCATTGGAGTCAAGTCTCCTTGTGCTGGAGCTCCCTAGGGAGAGGGCGGGCGTAAAGCGTCCGGCCCCTGACTGCTTGTGGGTGAACGCTGCCCAGGTCTGGGAAACGTTAGGGGAGTGAAGTGTCCACCAGCCAGCGCTTTGGGGAAGGCGCTTTCCTCGGGTGGGTTGTTATTTCTCCAGGGAGCTGAGTATCCTCAGTGGTCTGGAGAAGGGGAACAATGAACCCCCTTTGGTTAATCCCTCGTGTTCAGCACAGGGAGGGGTTGGCTACATTAGTGTAGCCCCTCCATGCCTGCTGTGCCATAGTGCTaccactgcccctccccatgcaccctgcacttgtgcagcagggcaacGTTCCATTCCCTTTGGGGGAGGCAGCCTCCCCCAGAGCTTTGTGCTGCTGCCCTGTTCCCCTGCATCCCAGTGGAGGCAGCGGAAATCATCCGGCACCTGGTTGTGCAGCCTGTAAAGACGAGTCCGATGCTGTTTGTCTTGGTATGCGGAGAGCCTGAGAGGCAGGCGTGTGCGGCGCGCTGGGAGACTTGTGGAGTCTTCCTCTGGGCCTGCTTCGCCGCTCAGCGTAGCACGACTAGACGTCCAGCCTcctgggcagagctgcagcaacagTTCATTGCGCATTCGCAGTGTTGCTCCTGCACGCACTGAAACCTTGTCCCTTGTGGTCCAGGCATCCCCCGTGGTCACTGTTGTACCATGTGGCTTTCAGGCAGCTTTGATCTTTCCAGCTACATCACACGTGGGGGAGGGTCAAAGGTCTGACCTGAATTACTGGAGGGAGTGTCACCTTCTTTACTTGCCTCGCTAGTTTGGGGCTGCGGATTTCCTCCCCTTAAATGCTGCCAGGAAAGTAATTGTATGCAGTTCACTGCCTAAAGGGCTTGTCAAATCTCTTCTTTCTTGGCTGGCTCTTAATCACGCTGGACCTGTTGATGTTGCTAAAAGTGCCAAATTACTACTGGCTATGAGGAGAAATATTAATCCTGGACCGAACCAGGGCTCGTCCTGAGAGATTGAGCCTTCCACAGTTCCTGGAGCATCCTTGAGTCCTGTTCTAGCAAAACAAACTTAACTTCCTTTGCTGCTTTTTGAATTTTGCTGTGAGCATTGGCCGTGCTTAACGTTCGCCCTTCAGGGAGTCCCTGCTAGGTCTGGGCTGGTATTGACTCACTTCAAGGCTTCTGTTTGGTGCCTTTCCTAGGGCAGGTTGATCTCTTGCTGAAGTCGAGCAGCTATTCTGAGTTAAGCAGTTGTAGCTACTGCTTAGCTCTTCAGCAGTTGTGTGCAGAGCAGCCCATTCCAGGAGGATACGAATTCTAAGTCGGGCATTTGTATTTGAAAAACCGAGTCCTGTCCCCGTGCCGCACAGAGTTGCTGTTCGGAACAACGGCTGGGTGCACGGAGCAAGGTAAGAGGGAGGCTGGGCAGAGACTTCCTGTCTCACAAGGAATGTATCTGAGTAGTGCCCCAACCTAATCTGGGGAGCACTGTTGAATGTAGCCTGGCGAGGCGACAAGCAGCTGTTTCATACCCTGCGGTgtaggaatggggggaggggctttagaAATAGCCCTGCTCTTATAGCCTGGGACCGCTTGGTATCTAGGCAGCACAGCCAGGACTTTGCGGCATAAGGTCTTGTTAAAGGACATCCCCTGCCAAACTGCACAGAACTCATCTACCTCATGAGGGTGAGACTACTGAACTGGATCCACTGGGGTGTGCTTCGTGGCCTTAGTGCTAACAGATGAGCAATGCCTGAACTCTCTGCTACCGTGTGTTTCTCTGCCAGGCTTGGAGCACCTACGCCTTGGGTAAAACACTCGCTTCAGCTTAATGCACTGGTGTCTAGTGACAGCAGCGTGAGGGGTTGTCTAAGCACAACCCAGGGTttttcctctgcctctctcctgcagAGCAGCGTTCTGCAGCTCTTTCTAGCTACTGGTAAAGGGGGAAAAGACTAGTCCTGTGGCAGTACTAGAGCTGGCCCTCTAATTGCTGTGTCAccctcctttagcaaagcagagcggacTCTCCTAGCCACTGTAAGGAAGCAGCCTGCTGTTTGGCTCCAGTCCTGTATTACTTTACATGCTGCTTGAACTTGTCCAGCATGAAGGGTGGTTGTTCAGCTCTGTCTTGTGTGAACAGAGGGTAAGTTTGGAAGACCTAAGCAGCACAGGGATGTGATAACCTTCATGGTTTAAATGTGTGCAAGCCCCTCCACACCCCCTCTTCTGCTGCCTCCTTGTcccaggggcaggtgggagccgaaACATGCAAGGAACCTGCTTCTGAGCTACCTTCCCGCCCGCCTTGGATATGCGGCTGGCGAGAGGGAGTTAGTGCTCATAgtgagacagcagtgtggggagagccagcccccctgcagttACAGCTTTACCAAAAAACTGCGTTTTAACAtccttaagaaaaaaaatacaaagtgcTTCTTAAGATAATTCCTGCTTTCCCCTTCTGATACAGCTGGGAGGGCCTCAAagtggtgtttttaaaaaatttaagtgGTCAGTGGTCCTGTTGCCATGGACACTGGATGCAGCAGAGGAAAGGATGGGATTTTAATTAAGTGCATAGGCCCTGACAGTCTAGCATAACACCTCAAGTGCAATAAGGTGCTTGGGTAACATGTTCATATGTTAATTCTCCCTTCTAGAGAACAGGGGTACGGGCACTTGCTTTTCTTCTGACAAGCAGAGTTGTATTCTTGCCAGAGGAATGAAATCACTGGCCTTCTAGACCAGCTGCAGCTGGCTGCACACCCATGTGATTCTTGCCTCTGTCACAGCTACTGTAGGCATGTATGCCTTAtgctgggggcagcagaaaggaacacagcctcccctgcccgaTTTGTCAGAGTGCTTCATTAAGATGGGAACATTTCCCCCAGCATGCAAGGACTCTGTAGCAAATACACAGGAGCTGACTGTCTAGGCCCAGGAAAAGCAGATGCTCAACTTTCACTGCTCAGCAGTAATCTCACAAGCCTCATTCCCTCACAGTTTGGCCTAAGGAAACAGGCCCCTTCTTTTTCAGAGGCAGTGTAAAGACAACTGCACCACAACTGTGTCATCAAGTCACTGCTTCAATCACAGACACAGTGTTTGTAATGATTTTATGCAGCCGCTGGGGCAATTCCAGCCTGAAATAAAGTGCAACTCTTCATGTGCCTTAAGTGAGTTATGTATATGGGGCGTACATTGTACTAGTTACTCTCCTGGGTATAACAGGTATGGTGCGGCAGACTCCACCCAGGAACAATACATGCACCTTCGATTGTTCTGGAAAGGTATTTACATTTCCCTGGCAATTATTTAACCACACTAGCACACCACAAACACTATCAGCCCACAGCCAGACTTGAAGATTTACAGGGCAgtacctctcccctcccagctgctgcacaCTAGCGAATGGGGAAGAGAAAGCAAAGTTAGTCCAGTCCATGCTTAGAAACAAAAGATTGCCTGAGCCAGAAAAGCTGTAACATCTCACTCAGAATGATGCAGTTTTGTGGAGAAATATAAAACCACTCTTTATTATTTAACAGAAAaatctggcagggtgggaggaaaaaaaggaatagCTGGACACATTTATACAAGTAAATTATCAAACAATAAGAAACACTTTATTTTAACTTTACAACATATAAATATGAGACATCTGTGCTTTCCATGTagctttctcctccccccgcccctcctcccatgcCCAGGGTCCATATCACATTGCACCAGTACCTCTGAACTCCATGCTACAGGAGGGCTGCTTGGAGCCGCTACAGCAGAGGTCAGACTGATCCAGGAGTATGTTCAAATGCAGCAGGcatccccacacccacccctctGTCATCTGCTCAGGTCACGGTTCGAGACTCTACTACACAGCAGCCTTTCCTCAGGAGACAGGCCACTAAAGAATGGATGCAGCAGAGCGTCGGAGAATGTGATCCTCCTGGCAGGGTCAAAATCTAACATCCTTCTCATCAGGTCGAACAGCTGCATGTGCTCTGGTGAATCGTACAGCATGTAGCTCTGAAACAGACCGGTACAGAGGCAGTTTTAGAATAATGCAGGCAAATGTCTGGGGAAAGCTAGATACGCCCCTCCTCACCCAATAGTGtgggctgtttaaaaaaaaagtttccacagTTGCCCCTTTTCTTCCTCAAAGCAAACCTAGATCTCCTCCCCTGGCTACAGCAACAGCTCAGGGAATATTGAGGGAAGTCTCTAACGGTtccacgatttttttttttaaaaggagggatGGAAAGGTAAGCACCCCCCTTCCCGGTTAACAAGGGCCCAGCTAGACTCgaacagcctccctgcctggctcacTGTGCCACAGGCGGGGTGTtgctccagcagcccctggcccgcACCACAACAGAAGGTATTTAAACACGTAGTGTAACcggtttaacattttaaatgagattttacatggTCCCCTAAAGGGACCAGAGACTCATGATTGTGTTGGCCAAACTTCAGGCCCTTAGTGAGAGCCACATCGAGCTTGATGTTTCTAATCCTGAAGCCTCTGCCACATCCTCGTCTATCAGACCAATTCGTACCCAGTGGAGCACCAGACTAATCTGACTGCCTCCCCGGGGTGAGAAGTCACACAACGCTCACTACTTGCCAGGGAGAATCCCTTGGGAgtggtggctctctggaagggATGCGCAAGACTTATCACCAGAGCATCTCAGTCTGTACTGTATTCATCACCCCACCCCCTGGAAGGAAGGGCAGAGCAGTAATAGGGGCACAgtgaggctaagtgacttgcctaaggccaTGGGAAGTAGGTAACTGTGCAGGGAAAAGAATCCAGGGATCCTGTGTTCCCAGTCTCTCTCCCTGACGACAGGACCAATTTTTGTCTCTAACACAGGGCTTCTCTGCCCAAGCTGGACCCCAACCTTCCAGCAGAGAAAGCCAAGGCTGCCAGGCCCAGAAGGGTTTGGAGGATCAGATTCCCTGTAAACCGGTGGCGCTCTCCCTGTCCTTTCAGTCCTCAGCAGCACAGAAAggttccctctcctgcctcagaAGGGTAAAGCTACAGACACAAGCCCTCAGCTTCCTTTAGGATTAAAGGTGGAGGAAGAGTAACCAGTGCATCTTTCCACAGACGAGCTGGGAACCCTTTTTCTGTCAGGGctactggcccacagaaaaatcagtgaggaCCCCACACaagcaaagagaagaaaaaatccTCAACTCCCCTGAAGTCAGGGTCTCAATAACTGTTCTGGGAGGTCCAGGGCTATTTGATTTTGTGGGGCCCACTaagctccagggtggggccaaaaagaggggttcagagtgtgggagggattgACGGCTCTGACTGGGGGTGtgggttttggggtgcaggaggggacgtGCGGGTTCTGGGTGGGAGTCAATGCTGGAGTGGGCTCAGGCCTGTCGTGCGGGCTGTAGGAGAGAGAGacttaggatgcaggagggggctcaggactaggACAAAGCTGGGGTGTTGTGCGCTTACCTGGGGCCCCTCCCCTTTGGTAGTGGGGTGTGGGGGAAGCAGATGGATAAGTGAGCTGCAGCTGCACAGCCCTACACTCATCTGCAGGCTCCTGCATACGTGGAACCAAGCTACCACGCTACCAATCCCCCATGTCATTTAGAAACTGACAGCAGCACCCGCATTTCCAGCCAGTGCCATCTGCGTCTGTCACTCCACGAGCGTGCCAGGGGACGCTGGATCGGAGCGAGGGTAGGAATCCCAGCGCTGCGGCAGAGCTGCCCCAGAGCTCCACGTAAATCCGATACCTGCAGCGGCTTGCAGTTCTCCTGGACGTATCTTCCATCTGACGTGTTCTCATCCCACACCAGGCCCCCCTTGTGGAAGTACTTCTGTTTCCTGTACAACACAAGGGAGTGGTCAAGAGTCTCATCTGGAATTTGGAGGCGCACACCGATGGGGTGTGCGTAGCCTCACTGCAAGACAAGGCACCGGCACCAAGACTCAAAGCCAGCCCGAGCGATCAGACAACACCCCAGAAAACGACATGCTGGGAATTCAACCAGCCCAACCCACAATCAAGGTGCTATTTAGAAGCTGAGCCTTGGTAAAGCCCAGAGAGATGATTTCTAGCAGCTAATAACGGGCTTGGACAAACCTCACACACAGCACTTGTCCCCCATGgatttcaaagcattttacaaagacAGGGAAGTCTCATTTGCATCTCCGATGGGAAACACGGGTACAAAGAAGGGAAGTGGCTTGCATTAGGGTCAATGGCAGAAggaggaacagaacccaggtcaCCTGACTGGCCCGCCAGCTCGTTAGCTGCTGGACCATGCTGCCAGAAAACAATACGTTTCAGATGTTGATGCTGTTTGCTTTGTATTCAACATCCTTTCATTTCAAGTCTTCTCCTGACCCTACGGGCAACAGCCCGAGTGTTAGGGCTCTGAGGTGTGGCCCTCTACATAAGAGAGGGCACCCTGCTGCTACTACCGTCCCCAGAACAATGCAACAGCCGCTCGGCGCTCAGAAGCTGGTTCTCACCGGGTTTTGTGGATCATGTGAGATGGAATCGGCCCAAGGATTTTTTCCATCATTACAAGGTGCTCACGATTCTCATGAGTCTGCAGAGGAAAAGCCACTGGGTTATTCTCTTCGCCTTGAAACTCACACagcgaacggggggggggggggggggggggggacaacagcCTCatgagaacggccacactgggttaCACCAAacgtccatccagcccagcgttcTGTCTGCccaccgtggccaatgccagatgccccagaggaagggatcacaacagggaatcctcacatgatccctcccatcacccacctccagagaaacagaggctagggacaccattcctacccatcctggctaacagccattgatggacttaacttccatgaatctatctagctcttttttgaaccctgttaa
Above is a genomic segment from Pelodiscus sinensis isolate JC-2024 chromosome 14, ASM4963464v1, whole genome shotgun sequence containing:
- the EDC3 gene encoding enhancer of mRNA-decapping protein 3 isoform X4, producing MGWKGRSHVCGSSSSRHPNQVTPKKSGLKNGQMKSKDDECFGDDIEEIPDTDFDFEGNLALFDKAAVFEEIDTYERRGGTRSRGTPNERPARYRHDENILESEPIVYRRIVVPQNTNKEFCTDSGLVVPSVSYELHKKLLSVAEKHGLTLERRLEMTGVCASQMALSLLGGPNRLNPKNVHQRPTVALLCGPHVKGAQGISCGRHLSNHDVQVILFLPNFVKMLESITNELTLFSKTQGQQVSSVKDLPDTPVDLVINCLDCHENAFLRDQPWYKAAVDWANQNRAPVLSVDPPMSEMEQGIDAKWSLALGLPLPLGERAGRVYLCDIGIPQKVFQEVGINYHSPFGCKFVIPLHST
- the EDC3 gene encoding enhancer of mRNA-decapping protein 3 isoform X5, which translates into the protein MKTGSSSSRHPNQVTPKKSGLKNGQMKSKDDECFGDDIEEIPDTDFDFEGNLALFDKAAVFEEIDTYERRGGTRSRGTPNERPARYRHDENILESEPIVYRRIVVPQNTNKEFCTDSGLVVPSVSYELHKKLLSVAEKHGLTLERRLEMTGVCASQMALSLLGGPNRLNPKNVHQRPTVALLCGPHVKGAQGISCGRHLSNHDVQVILFLPNFVKMLESITNELTLFSKTQGQQVSSVKDLPDTPVDLVINCLDCHENAFLRDQPWYKAAVDWANQNRAPVLSVDPPMSEMEQGIDAKWSLALGLPLPLGERAGRVYLCDIGIPQKVFQEVGINYHSPFGCKFVIPLHST